The Oncorhynchus nerka isolate Pitt River linkage group LG13, Oner_Uvic_2.0, whole genome shotgun sequence sequence gcattaagtactgcagtgcatctcctcctcatggactgcactagatttgctagttcttgctgtgagatgtaaccccactcttccaccaaggcacctgcaagttcccggacatttctaggggaatggccctagccctcaccctccaacccaacaggtcccagacgtgctcaatgggattgagatccgggctcttcgctggccatggcagaacactgacatttctgtcttgcaggaaatcatgcacagaacgagtagtatggctggtggcattatcATACTGGAGGGTcaagtcaggatgagcctgcaggaagggtaccacatgagggaggaggatgtcttccctgtaatgcacagcgttgagattgcctgcaatgacaacaagctcagtccgatgatgctgtgtcacacagccccagaccatgacggaccctccacctcgcgccagagtacaggcctcggtgtaatgctcattccttcgacgataaacgcaaatccgaccatcacccctggtgagacaaaaccacgacttgtcagtgaagagcactttttgccagtcctgtctggtttgtacccataggcgacgttgttgccggtgatgtcttgtgaggacctgccttacaacaggcctgcaagccctcagtccagcctctatcagcctattgcggacagtcgctctgcattttcactggccaCTGATGGagtgattgtgcgttcctggtgtaactcaggcagttgttgccatcctgtacctgtcccgcaggtgtgatgtaccGATTGGGGTGGTtaatttctttactatcaaatgaggagagacaaactttTCACACAAGTCAAAGTTATACTGAAACTAAATCTTTAGTCACTTATTAATAAGGGAGCAGGTCAATACAACGCACACATATAAAGTTAATCAATTGAGTGCTCTACGATAATGATGGCTGGTTGACAATTCACGCTCAGGTGATTCGTTGAGAGCCACAAGACCAAAGTACAGaggtcttttatagccaagatacaccccttccAACCTACATGACGAACAACAGATATATATTGAATgagtcacaaggttaagatttgtatgaaagatacctataatacatagcagacagtatctgctgtgtcaacagttttcattgtgtagagaccagtgtctggccctGTATAGaccagaaacattaactcatgctctaGAATGttctttaggttttatcacccaaaagacatcgtaaatctcctgtcagtgttatctcccagaggcccatcctcagtagaacacacacacaatatatagaATACTCTTCTGTtgaataaaacaaccatttgatgcaataaaatATTATAACAATCTTGCAATTTTTCCACCATACattcctgtgcaggtgttgttacacgtggtctgtcactgcgaggacgatcggctgtccgtcctgtctccttgtagcactgtcttaggcgtctcacagtacggacattgcaatttattgccctggccacgactgccataactgtgaccttaattgcctaccgtatgtaagctgttagtgtcttaacctctctggccaaaagccagtgaaaatgcagagcgccaaattcaaataaattactatacataatcaaactttcatgaaatcacacatgtaagataccaaattaaagctacacgtgttgtgaatccagccaacatgtcagatttccaaaaggcttttcggtgaaagcaaacAACGCTATTATCTGAGGGTAGCatctccgtaaacaaagagagaaaacatatttcaaccctgcaggcgcgacacaaaacacagaaataaaaatataaatcatgccttacctttgacgagcttcttttgttggcactccaatatgtcccataaacatcacaaatggtccttttgttcgattaattccgtcgatatttATCCAAAAtctccatttatttggcgcgtttgatccagaaaaacacctgttccaacttgcgcaacgtgactacaaaatatatacaaaaattacctgtaaactttgccaaaacatttcaaactactttaggtattttttaaagtaaataatcgataaaattgaagacaggatgatctgtgttcaatacaggaagaaaacaaactgacgctacctTTCTGGTCTCGCGCCTCTAACAGTATacttgaagtgaccctcgttttgaacagggctacttcttcattacacaaaggaaaaacctcaaccaatttctaaagactggtgacatccagtggaagaggaactgcaagaaggtaccttagaaatctggattcccaatgaaatcccattgaaaagagtgagaaaaaaaatctgaatggtttttcctctgggtttcgcctgctacataaattctgttatactcacagacatgattcaaacagttttagaaacgtcagagtgttttctatccaaatctactaattatatgcatatcttatcctCTGGGggtgagtagcaggcagttgaatttgggcatacacttcatccggacgtgaaaatactgccccctgtcaccaagaagttaacgaccgttccacaggtgcatgttcattaattgtttatggttcattgaacaagcatgtgaaacagtgtttaaaccctttacaatgaagatctgtgaagttatttggatttttacggattatctttgaaagacaagtcctgaaaaagggacgtttctttttttgctgagtttatattatttagggttaggaaagtatttatgaataataataaaaaacttTAAGCACCAAATATATTGtggaataaaaaaatacaatggtttgattcatcctgaaagttgCCATATTCAATTGTTCAATCCACGAAATATTGGAAGGTGAAAAAAGTGtacaataggggttgaacagtagtcctataaatctaccctaataATCCTCATTAATCATGGAACTGTGATGACAATGGTCCAGTCGTCGTGAACCGTgcaccaggctccaggtttaaactacTATGTATGGTATGTGTTGCACAATGATTCAAATAGACTACATGTCCTAAATTATTGCACAAATTAGCCATATGATAGCTGTTAATATGTTAGCCATATGATCCACTATTGCTAGCGAACGTCAGGAACAATCACACAAatgtgacagaggaaagaaaggtaaacGATGTAATGGAATGATGAATATTTTAAGGAAAGACTAAAGTGACAGACATAAAtatatgtgggtataactgacgtTGGCTACtgatagtggctaatatttaGCACAATACAAATTGTAAAAAGTAGTCTGGGCATGTAATTAAAACATTCTAGAAATCATAAATCAACTTGGTAGGTTTGGCACTATACTAGCATTTGCGCATGGCTACAGaagcctatagcttgggtctccaaatATAATACCTGCAAGTTATAAGGCCAGCATTTCATAAACTCCAATGTGGAAAAATGATGTTGATATGCTTCAATTTGCTGCCctatgactggtttcacattggTCTCCAGCAATCATAAGGTAAAATAGATTGTAATTTATATTTACAATCCTCTTATCCAAATGGCTTCAATTTACCTAACTCtcatcaatagctcttatcaatttGTAAActacagtgcatggagaatggtgttatttctatcGGGAAAATGAAAGTAATGTTGTTCCAATTGGAACCGTCAGGTTTCGCAAACCTTTATTCATCGCGCataaaggtggtggaattatgagggaattaagtcaaggtcagaatatggCGTATCTGTAGAAACACCTTCATTTCTTTGATTTCCATCCCAAACAAATATTGGGTGAATAGCATGCCTTTCTCATGTTTAAGGTCAGCATACTCATAGAGAGAAACGTGCATAAAAAGGGAATTATGACCATTTATGCATGCTTAACTCGTCAGAATTACACAGGAAGAGCTTTGAGTCACCATCATTAAGAGTTCACCTCCAAGTCAGTCATTGTGAGTCATCCCAGGTTTCAAAATCTCTAAAGTAAAATTAAGTTAGAGAGTCAGAATGTCAATTAAAACTTTATTAttgaataaaaaaatgtataaacaCTAGTTTTTCATTTGCTAGTATATATTGTTTTTCCTTAAGGTCCCAGTATTAAAAAGATAATTACCATTTTCCACAAAACAAAATAGACATGCCCATTGGGCTaaaaatggaccagcccatctggtATTTGCCACAAAATGATTGGCCAAATTGTAATATGTTAGCCATATGTTCCACTATTGCTAGCGAACCTCAGGAACAATCACACAAatgtgacagaggaaagaaaggtaaaAGATGTAATGGAATGAGGCAATATGTatggaaactaacactaaagtgacatgCATGTATAACTAATGGTGAATACACATTAGAAGTTTTTGTTTGCTGGTAAATCATTTTTTTTCCTTATGGCCAGTCCACCTCCGGGTGTTTGTGAATCAGGAAGAGAGGAATCAGATTAACATATTTTCAAGTTTTTTTCCAATTAAAAATCACTTAACAAATAATGATACACTCTCACAAACAGTAATAGTACACACAACTGTCAAATGGAAATTAATGTTATTAATGTTACTAATTATTCAGTAAATTATTGATAATTGCTGAATAATTGGTTGAAAACTTTACATCCTTTAATATAACGCCACCTTTTTATACACAAGGGGAGGTCCTTGGGACAAGTTAAAAACAGGTTTGTCaaataaatgacaaacagagtTAACCAAAGTGTCAAAACTGAGAATATAAGCCATTTTTGTCTGATATTTACTACCCtaacatggaattgttttaagatagtAATTACATGGACCATATGGCTGTTTTAGGACCCCTGGAGGTATAAGAAACAAatatgtatgtatttgtatttttatgaagcattgaatttggccttaatGCTATTAACTCATAGCAGCGCAATGAATAACACACTAATACATAGCAAAAAGACAGTCCAAAAATAAATCAGGAGGAAGTATGGTTTGTAGTGTCTGAAATGCAATCAGGTAGGTATTGGGAAGCTTAGGAAAACATCAGGGACGATCATAATGCAATAATTGTCCATTCACTCCTATTCATTTCATTGCGCAGTCATTTTCTGCCAAGTTGGGAGGTGGCTGACCTTACTGTCTAACGAGTCGTCAAGGCTTGGCTAGAGCAAAACAGACTATTATTCATATGAAATAGGCCAAGAAACAAAAATGACAAAAGAATGTCAAAATCAGATTTGTATCATCAAAGCAACAGTCCAGATTTCCTTAAAGTGTTGTCAACATTTTGAACTAGCTCCTTTTCATATTCCCACAGCTTTTTGTCCACAAGCAGCTGATCTTTAGTGAGGCTCCCTTGCAGGGGAACTCTGACGTGTACTAGCCGACACACATCAGGTGGTACCCAGAAGGTCTCCCCTAAAGTCTTCAGCACAGAGTGAACAGATGTCTGTACTACATGTCTAGGGTTGACAATCAGTTTGGTAGGGTTGATAACAGCTTCTCTCGAGGGTTCTCTGTAAATATGCTCCAGGATATTGATCCCTGGAATTTCCCTCCATTGTGGCAGTTTAAACTTGCCACTGTCTTCGTAATGGTTTTTGGGGAATATGTGGTTCTCGATGACAAAGACTCCTACTCTGGGGTGCTGGTATTGAAGGTCCTCCAGCAGTAGATGCAAATTGGCATGTTGGTAAGGCATCACAATCTCATCAATGTCATGAAGAAGTACATACTTTGACTGGTACATGTATCTATAGATGCATTCATTCAGAGTGGTCAGCTGCCCATAGTAGTGGAGATCTCCTTTGTGCTCTTCAAACCTCCAGCCTTTGGATGGGTTGAGGAACTGATCAATCGGCCATTCTACTATTTCCAGTTTACCCTCTTCCCTGTAGTGAACTAACACTGGTTCCAAGTCCTGACCACAGCTGGTGTTATAGATAACCACTCTCTGCACCCCAAGGAGTTTGTACATCTCCATAGTTTGAACAAACTGCAGGACATTGTTGTAGCCTCCGAAAAGGTTGGAGATGCACACTGTAAAGTTGTATGGAAATATCTTCTCCTCTCTCAGTTCTTTGTTTTGTATGGACAGGAAGTGCTGGTTTTGGTTGGCTTTGATATCTGAATGTATTGATATAGTGACATGTGTCACATTATACATAGATGGACTCTGGCACAGCACATCTGTGGTCACAAAGGGGAATCCAAAATGGTCACTGTGCATCTCCACCTGTGCCACTGAAGCAGGAAAGCAGCCATGTCCATCACAGAAAAAACAATGAAGTGGCTGGAGATCACCTCTTCTGATTATACTAATGATACGGATTGCTCCATCCATTCTGTGGTCTTTGTAGGCAGACACCATTAAATGCTTAGTGTCTTTAATCGGAGTTATTGTTTGATCACTTATGAGAATTTGCCAATGTGTTTTTGCAGGGTATTTGTTTGTATTCAATTTGATATATATGGACCATGTCCAATATAAACATATCACTGCAAAGAATATTAGAAGACCAAACTTAAATTTCAGCATAGTGTAGGCTATGTCCATCAAAATCCAGCTCTGTGATTCCAGACCAGACCTATTGGGGGGAGACATCGTTTATTGTTTAGAGCTCAAGTTCTCTTTTTTAAATACAGTAGCTAGCCAATGCAACTTtgtccttgtttttttttatttgcgGACTCGGATGTGAATATTTTAACACTGCAACATccacatgaaaaaatatatataattttccAAATTAGGCTTTTTTCCGTTGGGATGCGCATCAACAGAATGTTTTCACTCTAGTGCAGTAATAATACGAGCGCTTTATTTCCAGATAAAGTTAACTATGAGGAAACACTGGTAATTATAATAACATATTTTAAACGTAATACGGTAGTTGTGAGCTACATATGCTTTTTATAAGCGTAGCCTAACATAAATTCGAGGAATCAATGTATTTACAATTCACATGATCAAATTAATCAAAACAATCAAACATACAAAATGTGCCATTTAATAATAATTGTGCAGGCTACATACCTTATTCATTGATGCAGGTGACAAACGCTTTCATATTTCAACGTCTCCACATGGTGGACTCTGAGCTAGTGATGGGTCGTTCTCGAATGAACGGCTCTTTTTCAATGGATCAAGAACCGAATCGCATCTGTGAAAGAACCGTTAAATTAGCTCCCTGATTTGCATAGGCTACTGCTTGAATAATCTTCATTTTTTGCAGGCGATCTAATAATTATGTCTGGTTAAAATGTATTTGAACTCACATATCACGATCTGACATAATGGTACTAAACTTTTTAGGCTTTACATTCGAGATGTGCTATTTTTCATGGTTTTATTATATTTTTAAGCACTCGTCACCAGTGGATCCAGATGACCAGGGCTGACCGTCGTTATCGCACATACATCATCATTTACAGGACTTTTCCATGTAGCCTACCTtaaataatcattaaaataacTGGTGACAAGAAGTAGGCATACTACTGGCTTGATACTGAAAAAGCTTATTGCCTCTAATTGGCAGCTGTAGTGTCGCCGGTAGGGAGAAGGGCGATTAAAGGGGGTGGGATGTGTGAGGAAAACTGCACTGAACGAAAGGAGCGCAGCTGCGTCTTGACAAAGTGGCATATCCCCGGCGCCACGTGAATGAGAAAATGGCCAACAAAGCTGACACACAGCGTGACCACTCTGGAGGGACTCCAGCCTCCCAAGTGCGCATTGCATTGCTACTGGGAGGCTAGGTACTGAACAAAAAGCCATTTGGGCGCCAAATTAACAGCTATTTTAGGGGAATGGAGCCAAAAGTCCGGCTCATCAAAAAGACTAGGAATGCCCATCACTACTCAGGGCCGGCCCTAGCAACTAAGACATAAGTGACCGTTTTCAACTAACTGTTGAGAGTTATAAAAGTAGATTCTTATTGCCAGCAGTAATATTCTTATGCCATTGACAGCAGTAAGATTTAAGTTTAACAggttcctaaccttaaccactaacCTTATGTTAGCCATCTAGCTAATGTTAGAGTTAGCTACCTAGCcccctagctaatgttagccacaacaaagtgtcatttgtaacatatcatactgtacatttgtaacatattgtacaaattgcaattcgtaacatatccgaattgcaatttgtagcatatcatacaaattgtaattcgtaacatatcacacaaaatggatgatggacatcgacaaatgaatacataccataccaaacataacatatcatacccACTTGAGTGTCCCAGATTGTcctttactatgttacatctacccctgagtccaggttggttTTTGTCTTGTTTTATCAGTCACTGGCAGTTACTCAATTAGCCTGTCAGCTAACATTtcttagattggtaaattagtctaacCAGTTATTTAAACTCACAGTAAATATGGTCCAATAACCGACCAGGGCTCGCAAAGcatgtgcccaggggccctgacctccatggggcccccattgatgttagtcactctcactcagatatcatattaacatggcatgTCATGGTC is a genomic window containing:
- the LOC115140568 gene encoding uncharacterized protein LOC115140568; translated protein: MDIAYTMLKFKFGLLIFFAVICLYWTWSIYIKLNTNKYPAKTHWQILISDQTITPIKDTKHLMVSAYKDHRMDGAIRIISIIRRGDLQPLHCFFCDGHGCFPASVAQVEMHSDHFGFPFVTTDVLCQSPSMYNVTHVTISIHSDIKANQNQHFLSIQNKELREEKIFPYNFTVCISNLFGGYNNVLQFVQTMEMYKLLGVQRVVIYNTSCGQDLEPVLVHYREEGKLEIVEWPIDQFLNPSKGWRFEEHKGDLHYYGQLTTLNECIYRYMYQSKYVLLHDIDEIVMPYQHANLHLLLEDLQYQHPRVGVFVIENHIFPKNHYEDSGKFKLPQWREIPGINILEHIYREPSREAVINPTKLIVNPRHVVQTSVHSVLKTLGETFWVPPDVCRLVHVRVPLQGSLTKDQLLVDKKLWEYEKELVQNVDNTLRKSGLLL